The following proteins are co-located in the Manduca sexta isolate Smith_Timp_Sample1 unplaced genomic scaffold, JHU_Msex_v1.0 HiC_scaffold_63, whole genome shotgun sequence genome:
- the LOC115454222 gene encoding thioredoxin domain-containing protein 9 — MEQVLQQVAQTVERQLDQELERLETLDSTDLEAIRQQRIAEMKKRAKQKHEWLANGHGEYTEIDGEKEFFTVCNKSENVVCHFYKNDSPRCRIVDMHLKTLAAKHVECRFVKLDVERAPFLTGRLKIRVIPTIGLVKENKTKDFIVGFTDLGNRDDYSTEMMEWRIARSGVIEYSGDLLVPPEDRKKTINVQSKKTIRGTTYDSDSDLELSD, encoded by the exons ATGGAGCAAGTCCTGCAGCAGGTTGCGCAGACTGTGGAGAGGCAGCTCGACCAAGAGCTGGAAAG GCTTGAGACCTTAGACAGCACCGACTTGGAAGCGATCAGACAACAGCGTATTGCAGAGATGAAGAAACGCGCCAAACAGAAACATGAATGGCTGGCCAAT GGTCACGGCGAATACACAGAGATTGACGGTGAAAAAGAGTTCTTCACCGTTTGCAATAAGAGCGAGAATGTCGTGTGCCACTTCTACAAGAACGATTCGCCGCGCTGTCGCATTGTGGACATGCATTTGAAGACCTTGGCTGCTAAGCATGTAGAGTGCCGGTTCGTTAAACTAGATGTGGAGAGGGCGCCGTTCCTCACTG GTCGTCTGAAAATCCGTGTGATACCCACAATCGGTTTGGTGAAAGAGAATAAGACCAAAGACTTCATTGTTGGCTTCACTGATCTCGGCAACAGAGATGACTACAGCACAGAGATGATGGAATGGAGGATCGCGAG GTCGGGAGTGATTGAATACTCGGGCGATCTCTTGGTCCCTCCCGAGGACCGCAAGAAGACGATCAACGTTCAAAGCAAGAAGACCATCAGAGGAACCACGTACGATTCGGATTCAGACTTGGAGCTTAGCGATTAA
- the LOC115454065 gene encoding uncharacterized protein LOC115454065, giving the protein MSTRYNIVKLTYSKGRASKYTIVPESWIVIRHSTDKRAVIVLPAEDASIEDCVKNNEKPAADWKRHLCDVLTATDTFDDAVIAVLQYETDDLLTKDAEGDTHQDSETTEENSSSIELQIEAYSENSAAKYIYPKPPPGFDENDTRWTLRHRQPGPELVELVENTKVFVEEKKLQAFTEIAGTSKFLTMTLMDLIFKREALSFCTYSQKKYRLDSPALNALLDYVKRIASINGWEKIDIVDFNDWVGQKIKNTKRNLPASNNIASRNSVELMNRRM; this is encoded by the exons ATGTCCACGAGATATAACATCGTTAAGCTGACATACAGCAAAGGAAGAGCGTCGAAGTATACCATAGTGCCAGAATCGTGGATTGTAATTCGTCACTCGACGGATAAAAGGGCTGTGATTGTTTTACCCGCTGAAGACGCTTCGATTGAAGACTGCGTGAAGAACAACGAGAAGCCAGCGGCTGACTGGAAGCGGCACTTATGTGACGTCCTAACGGCTACAG ataCCTTTGATGATGCTGTGATTGCTGTGCTGCAGTATGAAACAGATGATCTATTAACGAAAGATGctgaag gAGATACACATCAAGACTCGGAAACGACAGAGGAGAACAGCAGTTCTATAGAGTTGCAAATAGAGGCATATAGTGAAAACAGCGCTGCCAAATATATATATCCGAAACCGCCGCCGGGGTTCGACGAAAACGACACAAGATGGACGCTTAGACATCGGCAGCCGGGCCCCGAGCTCGTGGAGCTAGTTGAGAATACCAAAGTGTTCGTCGAGGAGAAGAAACTCCAAGCATTCACAGAGATTGCAGGAACGAGCAAATTTCTCACTATGACCTTAATGGACCTCATCTTTAAGCGCGAAGCATTGTCTTTTTGTACCTATTCACAGAAAAAGTATAGGTTGGATAGTCCAGCTTTGAATGCTCTTCTAGATTACGTGAAACGCATCGCGAGTATAAATGGTTGGGAGAAAATTGACATAGTAGACTTTAATGACTGGGTaggacaaaaaattaaaaataccaaacGTAATTTGCCGGCTTCTAATAACATTGCGTCACGTAATAGTGTCGAGTTGATGAACAGGCGAATGTAG
- the LOC119193518 gene encoding uncharacterized protein LOC119193518 has translation MAAANESPSASRAPFVDGSAPSSSSTSIVMTEQQLLRLVQLLQMQSPAAAATCASPSPALSQGNFAKCTARFDGAKESDVVAFIDAIEVYKECVSMDDSIALRGLPMLFTGLAATWWQGVKASIDSWSNAIDLLKQTYGPRLPPHRIYREIFSKEQGDETTDMFICRVRALIAQLPPGSLKEDVQLDMVYGLLSTRIREKIPRSGFKSYAELLSQARRLEDLFEEGRPRQRKTDAGDKLSPAIPQKSASPSTSTVKAKSRSLCGYCKKYGHEKADCSRLRERNQTKATDGTSSPPSVSSLVCFGCGAPGVIRANCTTCRASSTSSAMPFQAVAAVSATCQPRSRPVMRVGMYGEYARLLVDTGAKQSIASDSLRNFLCKNNHVFHKVHYDFKFANGVTNSNIVETALVDVTVQGVVVPTQFVVLPGATESLLGINFVRDAGMVLDFRRDIWSLRDKPGSFPLEYEDVGTRIACSTVDLLREDEATRLTVEERIQLSNVLDNNRDIFEPGGAATSFAVHRIDTGDHPPISVPPYRVTPAKKNILKKEIDKMLQEGIIEEADSEWTSPVVLVPKRTGPLGSVSTTGNSTTSPARINIHFP, from the coding sequence atggccGCCGCGAATGAATCGCCGTCGGCAAGCCGCGCGCCGTTTGTTGACGGCAGCGCGCCTTCATCGTCTAGTACATCTATCGTGATGACGGAGCAGCAACTGCTGCGACTTGTTCAGTTGCTTCAAATGCAATCACCTGCGGCTGCGGCTACTTGTGCTTCACCATCGCCTGCGCTTTCCCAGGGCAACTTTGCCAAGTGCACGGCGCGGTTCGACGGCGCTAAGGAGAGCGACGTTGTAGCGTTTATTGACGCTATCGAAGTTTACAAGGAGTGCGTCAGCATGGACGACAGCATTGCCCTGCGTGGACTACCGATGCTTTTCACCGGGTTGGCTGCGACCTGGTGGCAAGGTGTGAAAGCTTCGATCGATAGTTGGTCGAACGCTATTGACCTACTGAAGCAAACTTATGGACCGCGTCTCCCGCCTCACAGAATTTATAGAGAGATTTTCTCCAAAGAACAAGGAGACGAGACTACAGATATGTTTATATGCAGGGTGAGAGCCCTGATAGCCCAGCTGCCACCTGGTAGTTTAAAAGAAGACGTACAACTTGATATGGTTTACGGGCTATTGAGTACCAGAATAAGGGAGAAAATTCCCCGAAGTGGTTTCAAATCATATGCTGAATTGTTATCCCAGGCTCGTCGCCTGGAAGACCTGTTTGAAGAGGGTCGTCCGAGACAGCGCAAGACAGATGCTGGTGATAAGCTGTCCCCAGCCATTCCCCAGAAATCGGCAAGTCCATCCACTTCTACGGTTAAGGCAAAATCCCGGTCGTTATGTGGGTACTGCAAGAAGTACGGCCACGAAAAGGCCGACTGCTCCCGGTTGCGCGAACGGAACCAAACCAAGGCAACGGACGGCACGTCATCGCCGCCGTCGGTTTCGTCACTCGTGTGCTTTGGTTGTGGCGCGCCAGGCGTCATACGTGCGAACTGTACGACTTGTCGAGCATCGTCTACATCGAGCGCTATGCCCTTTCAAGCTGTAGCTGCAGTGTCGGCGACGTGTCAACCGCGAAGTCGTCCCGTAATGCGTGTCGGAATGTACGGAGAGTACGCACGGCTACTCGTCGATACCGGTGCTAAACAGTCGATCGCGAGTGATAGTTTAAGAaactttttatgtaaaaataatcatgtGTTTCACAAAGttcattatgattttaaattcgCCAACGGTGTCACCAATAGCAATATTGTAGAAACAGCATTGGTTGACGTTACTGTGCAAGGGGTGGTGGTACCAACACAATTTGTGGTACTCCCAGGCGCGACGGAATCATTATTAGGTATTAATTTCGTTAGGGATGCTGGTATGGTACTAGATTTTCGTAGGGATATTTGGTCATTGCGAGATAAACCGGGGTCATTTCCATTAGAATATGAAGACGTAGGGACGCGTATCGCCTGCTCTACGGTAGACTTATTACGCGAGGACGAAGCGACGCGCTTAACTGTTGAAGAACGCATTCAACTTTCGAATGTCCTAGACAACAATAGGGACATTTTCGAGCCAGGGGGAGCCGCTACTTCTTTCGCGGTTCATCGTATAGACACAGGTGATCACCCCCCGATATCCGTTCCCCCCTATCGCGTTACGCCTGCGAAAAAGAATATTCTGAAGAAAGAAATTGACAAGATGCTACAAGAGGGAATCATAGAAGAGGCGGACTCTGAATGGACCTCTCCAGTAGTACTAGTACCTAAAAGGACGGGACCGTTAGGTTCTGTGTCGACTACAGGAAACTCAACCACATCACCCGCGCGGATAAATATCCACTTCCCTTGA